The Medicago truncatula cultivar Jemalong A17 chromosome 4, MtrunA17r5.0-ANR, whole genome shotgun sequence genome includes a region encoding these proteins:
- the LOC11440682 gene encoding callose synthase 12: MSLRHRQPSSTPPHEEEPYNIIPIHNLLADHPSLRFPEVRAAAAALRSVGNLRRPPFGQWRPHYDLLDWLALFFGFQKDNVRNQREHLVLHLANAQMRLTPPPDNIDTLDAAVLRRFRKKLLKNYTSWCSYLGKKSNIWIFDNRRTGEPDLRRELLYVSLYLLIWGESANLRFVPECLCYIFHNLANELNRILEDYIDDNTGQPVMPSISGENAFLNFVVKPIYETIKTEVDNSRNGTAPHSAWRNYDDINEYFWSRRCFEKMKWPPDVGSNFFTTVGKGKHVGKTGFVEQRSFWNLFRSFDRLWIMLVLFLQAAIIVAWEERTYPWQALEDRTVQVRALTIFFTWSGMRFLQSLLDVGMQYRLVSRETKMLGVRMFLKCIVAAVWIVVFGVFYGRIWEQRNHDRRWTKAANDRVLNFLEAVAVFIIPEVLALALFILPWIRNFVENTNWRIFYMLSWWFQSRSFVGRGLREGLYDNIKYSLFWVFVLATKFCFSYFLQVKPMIAPTKAVLDLKNVEYEWHEFFHHSNRFAAGILWIPVVLIYLMDIQIWYSIYSSLAGAGVGLFAHLGEIRNMQQLKLRFQFFASAIQFNLMPEEQLLNARGTLKSKFKDAIHRLKLRYGLGRPYRKLESNQVEANKFALIWNEIILSFREEDIISDREVELLELPQNSWNVRVIRWPCFLLCNELLLALSQAKELVNDTDKRLYKKICSSEYRRCAVIEAYDSVKHLLHEIIKPNSEEHSIVTVLFQEIDHSLEIEKFTNTFKTTALPQLHHKLIKLVELLNKPVKDSNQVVNTLQALYEIAIRDLFKDRRNPKQLEDDGLAPRNPASGLLFENAVQLPDTSNENFYRQVRRLHTILTSRDSMQNIPINLEARRRIAFFSNSLFMNMPHAPQVEKMLAFSVLTPYYNEEVLYSKEQLRTENEDGVSTLYYLQTIYDDEWKNFLERMRREGMMKDSDLWTDKLRDLRLWASYRGQTLSRTVRGMMYYYRALKMLTFLDSASEMDIREGSRELVSVRQDNLDSFNSERPPHPKSLSRASSSVSLLFKGHEYGTALMKFTYVVACQIYGTQKEKKDPHAEEILYLMKNNEALRVAYVDERTTGRDGKEYFSVLVKYDQQLEKEVEVYRVKLPGPLKLGEGKPENQNHAIIFTRGDALQTIDMNQDNYFEEALKMRNLLEEYRRYYGVRKPTILGVREHIFTGSVSSLAWFMSAQETSFVTLGQRVLANPLKVRMHYGHPDVFDRFWFLTRGGISKASRVINISEDIFAGFNCTLRGGNVTHHEYIQVGKGRDVGLNQVSMFEAKVASGNGEQILSRDVYRLGHRLDFFRMLSFFYTTVGFFFNTMMVVLTVYAFLWSRLYLALSGVEKSMESNSNNNKALGAILNQQFIIQLGLFTALPMIVENSLEHGFLQAIWDFLTMQLQLSSVFYTFSMGTRSHFFGRTILHGGAKYRATGRGFVVEHKSFAEIYRLFSRSHFVKAIELGLILVIYATHSPVATDTFVYIALTITSWFLVASWVVAPFVFNPSGFDWLKTVYDFDDFMNWIWYSGSVFAKAEQSWERWWYEEQDHLKVTGLWGKLLEIILDLRFFFFQYGIVYQLGISAGNNSIAVYLLSWIYVVVVSGIYAVVVYARNKYSAKEHIYYRLVQFLVIILAILLIVALLEFTEFKFVDIFTSLLAFLPTGWGLLLIAQVFRPFLQSTIIWSGVVAVARLYDILFGVIIMTPVALLSWLPGFQNMQTRILFNEAFSRGLRISQIVTGKKSQS; this comes from the coding sequence ATGAGTCTCCGCCACCGTCAACCCTCCTCAACTCCTCCCCACGAGGAAGAGCCCTACAACATCATCCCAATCCACAACCTCCTTGCCGACCATCCCTCCCTCCGTTTCCCCGAAGTCCGTGCCGCTGCCGCTGCACTTCGCTCCGTCGGTAACCTCCGCCGTCCTCCTTTCGGCCAATGGCGACCTCACTATGACTTGCTTGACTGGCTCGCTCTCTTCTTCGGCTTTCAGAAAGACAACGTCCGTAATCAACGGGAGCATCTTGTTCTTCACCTCGCCAATGCTCAGATGCGTCTCACTCCGCCGCCGGATAACATCGATACTCTCGACGCCGCTGTTCTTCGTCGTTTTCGTAAAAAGCTTCTCAAGAATTACACTTCGTGGTGTTCTTATCTCGGTAAGAAATCAAACATCTGGATCTTTGATAATCGGCGTACCGGAGAGCCTGACCTCCGGCGTGAGCTGCTTTATGTGTCACTTTATCTTCTAATCTGGGGAGAATCTGCGAATCTGAGGTTTGTTCCGGAGTGTTTGTGTTATATCTTTCACAATTTGGCGAATGAGTTGAATAGAATATTGGAGGATTATATTGATGATAATACAGGGCAGCCGGTGATGCCTTCGATTTCCGGTGAGAATgcttttttgaattttgttgtgaAGCCTATTTATGAAACTATTAAGACTGAGGTTGATAATAGTAGAAATGGAACTGCTCCTCATAGTGCTTGGAGAAATTATGATGATATTAATGAGTATTTTTGGAGTAGGAGGTGTTTTGAGAAGATGAAATGGCCTCCTGATGTTGggagtaatttttttactactGTTGGTAAGGGGAAACATGTTGGTAAGACCGGATTTGTTGAGCAGAGATCGTTTTGGAATCTGTTTCGGAGTTTTGACAGGCTTTGGATTATGTTGGTGTTGTTTCTTCAAGCTGCTATAATTGTTGCTTGGGAGGAGAGGACTTATCCGTGGCAGGCGTTGGAGGATCGGACTGTGCAGGTTAGGGCTTTGACGATTTTCTTTACATGGAGTGGTATGAGGTTTTTGCAGTCTTTGCTTGATGTGGGCATGCAGTATAGGTTGGTATCGAGGGAGACAAAGATGCTTGGAGTGAGGATGTTTCTGAAATGTATTGTTGCTGCTGTGTGGATTGTTGTGTTTGGCGTGTTTTATGGGAGGATTTGGGAGCAGAGAAACCATGATAGGCGGTGGACAAAGGCGGCAAATGATCGGGTGCTGAATTTTCTAGAGGCTGTGGCTGTCTTCATCATTCCGGAGGTTCTGGCTTTAGCCCTGTTTATACTTCCTTGGATTAGAAACTTTGTGGAGAATACAAACTGGAGGATCTTTTACATGCTGTCGTGGTGGTTTCAGAGCAGAAGCTTTGTTGGTCGGGGTTTGAGAGAAGGGCTTTATGACAACATTAAGTATTCATTGTTCTGGGTTTTCGTGCTGGCAACAAAATTTTGCTTTAGTTACTTTTTGCAGGTCAAACCCATGATTGCCCCAACAAAGGCAGTGTTGGACCTCAAGAATGTTGAGTATGAATGGCATGAGTTTTTCCATCACAGTAACCGATTTGCTGCTGGAATATTGTGGATTCCAGTTGTTTTAATTTATCTGATGGATATACAGATTTGGTATTCGATATATTCGTCTCTTGCTGGTGCGGGTGTGGGGTTGTTTGCACACCTGGGCGAGATTCGAAATATGCAGCAGCTGAAGTTGAGGTTCCAGTTTTTTGCCAGTGCAATCCAGTTTAATCTTATGCCTGAGGAGCAGCTGTTGAATGCTAGAGGAACATTGAAGAGCAAGTTTAAGGATGCCATCCATAGGTTGAAGCTCAGGTATGGGCTTGGTCGGCCCTACAGGAAGCTCGAGTCTAACCAGGTTGAGGCCAACAAGTTTGCTTTGATATGGAACGAGATAATTTTGTCTTTTAGGGAGGAGGATATTATCTCTGACAGAGAGGTTGAGCTGCTGGAGCTGCCACAGAACTCTTGGAATGTTCGGGTTATTCGTTGGCCATGTTTTCTTCTCTGCAACGAGTTACTGCTTGCTCTCAGTCAGGCCAAAGAACTAGTTAATGATACTGATAAGAGGCTTTATAAGAAGATATGCAGCTCTGAGTACAGACGCTGTGCTGTGATCGAAGCATATGATAGTGTGAAGCACTTGCTTCATGAGATTATCAAACCCAACAGTGAAGAGCATTCGATTGTGACTGTTCTGTTTCAGGAAATTGATCACTCTCTTGAGATTGAGAAATTCACTAATACATTCAAAACAACTGCACTGCCCCAGCTTCACCACAAGTTGATAAAACTTGTCGAGTTATTGAACAAGCCTGTCAAAGATTCTAATCAAGTGGTGAATACCCTTCAGGCGCTTTATGAGATTGCTATCAGAGACCTTTTCAAGGATCGAAGAAATCCTAAGCAGCTAGAGGATGATGGCTTGGCTCCACGTAATCCTGCTTCAGGTCTACTTTTTGAAAACGCTGTTCAGTTGCCTGACACTAGCAATGAGAACTTCTATCGCCAGGTTCGGCGTCTGCACACAATTCTTACCTCCAGGGATTCAATGCAAAACATTCCTATAAATCTAGAGGCCAGACGGAGGATTGCTTTCTTCAGCAACTCACTTTTTATGAATATGCCCCATGCTCCCCAAGTTGAGAAAATGCTGGCTTTCAGTGTTCTAACACCTTATTACAATGAAGAAGTATTATACAGCAAAGAACAGCTCAGGACTGAGAATGAAGACGGGGTTTCAACCCTGTACTATTTGCAGACTATTTATGATGATGAGTGGAAGAATTTTCTGGAGAGGATGCGTCGGGAGGGGATGATGAAAGACAGTGATCTGTGGACTGATAAACTTAGAGATTTGAGGCTGTGGGCTTCCTACCGAGGCCAAACACTATCGCGGACAGTTAGAGGAATGATGTATTACTATCGGGCCCTCAAGATGTTGACATTTCTGGATTCTGCATCAGAAATGGACATTCGAGAAGGCTCACGCGAGCTTGTTTCGGTGAGGCAAGATAATTTAGATAGTTTCAACTCTGAAAGGCCACCTCACCCCAAGAGTTTAAGTAGAGCGAGCAGTTCAGTAAGTTTGTTATTTAAAGGCCACGAGTATGGGACTGCTTTGATGAAATTCACATATGTGGTTGCTTGTCAGATTTATGGAACTCAGAAGGAAAAGAAGGATCCCCATGCTGAGGAAATTTTGTATCTAATGAAAAACAATGAAGCTCTTCGAGTTGCATATGTGGATGAGAGAACTACTGGAAGGGACGGGAAGGAGTATTTCTCTGTCCTTGTTAAGTATGATCAGCAGTTGGAAAAGGAGGTTGAAGTATACAGAGTCAAACTGCCGGGTCCATTGAAGCTCGGGGAGGGAAAGCCCGAGAATCAAAATCACGCCATCATCTTCACTCGCGGGGACGCTTTGCAGACTATAGACATGAATCAGGATAACTACTTTGAGGAAGCACTCAAGATGAGAAATCTCCTTGAAGAGTATAGACGTTACTACGGTGTCCGGAAACCAACAATTTTAGGTGTCAGGGAACACATTTTCACTGGCTCCGTGTCCTCTCTTGCCTGGTTCATGTCAGCCCAGGAGACAAGTTTCGTCACCCTAGGACAGAGGGTTTTGGCAAATCCTTTGAAAGTTCGAATGCATTATGGTCATCCAGATGTGTTTGACAGGTTTTGGTTCTTAACTCGAGGTGGTATCAGCAAAGCTTCCAGAGTGATCAACATAAGCGAGGACATATTTGCTGGGTTCAATTGTACTCTTCGTGGAGGTAATGTCACTCACCATGAATACATTCAGGTTGGAAAGGGAAGGGATGTTGGTCTGAATCAAGTATCAATGTTTGAAGCCAAGGTTGCTAGTGGCAACGGGGAACAAATCCTGAGCAGAGATGTGTACAGGTTGGGTCATAGGCTTGATTTTTTCCGAATGCTTTCATTCTTCTACACTACTGTGGGGttcttcttcaacacaatgATGGTGGTTCTGACAGTATATGCCTTTCTATGGAGTCGACTATATCTCGCCCTTAGTGGTGTTGAGAAATCAATGGAAAGTAACAGCAATAACAACAAAGCACTTGGTGCCATCTTAAATCAGCAGTTTATCATCCAACTTGGACTTTTCACCGCCCTTCCGATGATTGTAGAGAATTCCCTTGAGCACGGGTTCCTCCAAGCTATCTGGGACTTCTTAACGATGCAACTTCAGCTTTCATCCGTTTTCTACACCTTCTCCATGGGCACTCGCAGTCATTTTTTTGGCCGGACTATTCTGCACGGTGGAGCAAAATATCGAGCCACCGGCCGTGGTTTTGTTGTAGAGCACAAGAGTTTTGCCGAAATCTATAGACTCTTTTCCCGTAGCCATTTTGTGAAAGCTATTGAATTGGGGCTAATACTTGTAATTTATGCAACACACAGTCCTGTAGCAACGGACACATTTGTTTATATAGCCCTGACCATTACTAGTTGGTTCTTAGTTGCATCATGGGTGGTGGCACCGTTTGTGTTCAATCCCTCTGGCTTCGATTGGTTAAAAACTGTTTATGATTTTGATGACTTTATGAACTGGATTTGGTACAGTGGAAGTGTGTTTGCCAAAGCTGAACAGAGCTGGGAAAGGTGGTGGTATGAAGAGCAGGATCATCTAAAGGTAACCGGCCTTTGGGGAAAGCTTTTGGAAATAATCTTAGACCTTCGCTTCTTCTTTTTCCAGTATGGAATTGTTTACCAACTTGGAATTTCTGCTGGAAATAATAGTATTGCTGTATACTTGCTATCATggatttatgttgttgttgtatctGGGATTTATGCCGTGGTAGTGTATGCACGGAACAAATATTCGGCGAAAGAGCATATCTATTACCGGCTTGTTCAGTTCCTTGTCATAATTCTTGCAATACTTCTGATAGTTGCTTTGCTGGAATTCACAGAATTCAAATTCGTGGATATTTTTACTAGCTTGTTGGCATTCCTTCCCACAGGATGGGGCCTGCTATTGATTGCCCAAGTTTTCCGACCATTCTTGCAGTCTACGATAATTTGGAGTGGTGTTGTTGCAGTGGCTCGtctttatgatatattatttggAGTCATTATTATGACTCCTGTGGCATTACTATCATGGTTGCCTGgctttcaaaatatgcaaacTAGAATTCTTTTCAACGAAGCATTCAGCAGGGGCCTCCGCATATCCCAGATTGTTACAGGGAA